The sequence below is a genomic window from Harmonia axyridis chromosome 1, icHarAxyr1.1, whole genome shotgun sequence.
AGTTATCTcaatctcgaaataaatagtGGAGTTTGAgatatgattatgatttatgTTCATTATACAGATGTCTAAATCAATGTGTATATTTATTTAGTACTGACAATTTCCAAATAATGATATTCACCAAGTATTACTggaaattcaattaattttaacatactatttatatacagggttagcCAATTGTGCTCGAacggtcgataactcttgggAATTTTGTGTCAGGAGAATGATTCATTTTTTGACAGTGTCGACACATTACTCAGTGCATAAGCTTAAATTGTTTTTGACTCTACCGGCTGGTCAGAAAGTAGTGAAACATGATAACATCCTGTTTTTTCCAAATGAGAATGCCTAATTCTGATTTTGAAATAGCCCACATGTCATCTTTTATCAGTGATTCTCTTTGATGtaggccattttttttttgggaaatttcATGGAAGATATCATTTCTCGAAAACGGTTTGAGATAATTGtaggatttattttttattgaattcccgaaAAGTATTCAAATGTACGGATCACTCTTCAGGTGATCTGAAGGAAACTGCAATTTTTTAAGAATTACCTTCTGTTTATTCAATGGCATaccatgattttttttatctgaGGGATACCCTAGTGAatagtcttcattttttgttgagacatagtttgcctaaaatgaatagttttcaaaatactcCGCATTTCATGTGTCTTTCAGGGACTGGCAGTATACTTTTCATGCATACAATTTCAAAGAAATAAGATTACTGAGCTCTGCTTTATACCTACTAACGatatcaatttaaatttttcgaatccATCTCGTCTAGAGTGTCTTCTTTCAGGATATTTCTGTACATAAATTCGTGATGCAAGGGAAGTATTGCTTTCAGCTTCTCCAAGGCAATAAACCATTGATTTGTTCCTCTAATTCATGGTGGATCTGAAGTATTTTAAcaaatgtttccaaatattttgatgatttcttcttttttaagAAACTGCAGTTTCTTTCTGACCACTCTTCATGTATAGACCATTTGATTGTCAAGGATCGGACATCGAGACGTTGTACGACTCTTGGAGCTGTTGTTGAAACTGACATCATTATTCATTGATAGCTCGTATAACGTCACCTGAAAAAAAGGTAGGATTAATGAGATGCCTAGAAAGAGGAAACGGCTAGAACTAGCGACCGCAAAAAGCAGCAGGTCTAGTAAGGTCAATCAAGGAGATTAACATATTGTTCAAGATTATAATGAACAGGCCTACAAGAAGTATAGaaataaattgataaaaaaaaactaaggcAAAATTACCAGTAACAAGTCGAGCTCGACTGCTTTTTGGAGTTGTGTAAATAATATAATGAGTTGCAATCCTGAGAAAAATAAACGATTAGAATCGGGGTATGTATCTACGAATGAATATGAGATTACCGAGGAATTAAACGTGCATTTTTCTACCATGGGGAGGAACTTGTTGGATAGATTAAATCGGGGCCGGAACGAAATTATTTTGATTAGAGCTTCAAGTAGAGATTCCTTTTACTTAGCGGAGGTTGgtgaaaatgaaattgttgCGATTGTCGATCTGATGAAGAATGGGACCGAATGGAATTACGCCTGAAATACTAAAGAGCATAAAGCATATGATTGCAAAACCAAtgatttttaatgatttagaACTGGAACGTTTCCCGCTGCCTTCAAGCATACGATCATAAAGCCAATATATAAAAAGGGCGATAAACTTAATGTGGACCTATATATCCCTTATCTCAAACCTGTCCAAATTTTTCGAGAGATTACTTAAACATTGTTATTTGCAGAAGAATGAAATATTGTCCTATATAGACAGTTTGTGTTCAGGGAGGGGAAGTCAACTGAGGACACAATAGCTGCGATCTCGGCTATACTACATAAGAGAATTGATGAGAGGTGTCCTACTTTGTGTGAGTTTGTTGACCTGGCCAAAGCTTTCGACACGGTGAGCCATGAACAGTTATTGCTCGTGCTTGAGAACGCTGGATTTAGAAGAGTAGCGTAAACGCTCTTGGAAAGGTTTCTGAAAGATAGAAAGCAGCAAGTACAAATTGGACAGTCTAGAAGCAGTACCTCAAATGTCGAGTATGGAATACCCCAGGGTACAGTTTTGGGTCCGTTGCTGTTCAGCTTGTATATTAATGGTCTGTTTAAACTTGAACTAGAAGGAGGCATAGTGGGATTTGCTGATGATATTGTGGTGATTTACAGTACTGGTGACTGCAGAATGTTGAAGGCTAAATCTGAAAAGGATTTTGCTAATGTGGCTAACTGGTCCAGTAGTCGACTCTTATCAGTCTTCTTTGACAAAACATGTTTTGTGCCGTTCACGGGTTCACGTTTTTTATATGCGCGCTACTTACCCAATTACAGTGCCCTGGATGTGAACTGTGGTTGATTGCTACGAGTGTCAAATACCCTGGTGTTTTTTTGGATGGGCACTTGAGATGGGACACACAGATAAATAATCTGGTGAATAAGCTAAGACCCATTTTATATAAGATGAGATACCTCACTAAGGTGCTTACAGTGGATCAGTCACCTTAGATATGGTATCACAGCCTGCTCCCAAGGCCTTGGGGAGCAGCCTTAAATGTATATCTGAAAAGGCTAGAAAtcgttgaaaataatataaggCATGCCAGTTACTTACCCTTACAAATCAACTATATTCAGTTTCCGGAATTTTTGATTTGAGACAACTCTATTTCTTCATCGCAACAAGTAGACAGTATAAGTATCGATCGGAAATTGTTTACATAACACGAGGAACATAAAAAATACGGTTGTTACATCAAGACTTAAATAAAGTATCATCCAGCACCCAGATTTTATTCTCGAATCCCTCCAGAATTCAAGAGCATAAATACCTTCAAGCTCTTTAAGTCCAGACTTAGGAAGTGGTTGGCTGGAAAACCTAGGTTGTGGGTACACCATTGTGTTGACGTTAATATGTACATCTACTGAATTTGGGATCTACCTGTCCTGATTTGCTTATGTCTGACTTTAAGAATGTTTATTGTTTCAGATTGATCTTGTTCTTTTAAACCATTCTTGTTATATTGTCTTATAATATTTATGTTATCTGTCTTTTGCAAACTATATTTATTGTTGATACAGATAAAATTGTTACtttgttgtttattttcatATCTTCTCATGTAGAAATAACTGAATTGATTGTTTGCGCTTTCAAGGCTTTCCTTCAGCatgatctattattcattcacctctaaatacattttttgaatgaacataTTATATACTATTGTGAATTATTATTACTTGTAGAGTAATCCATACATTTGcagaagaattgaaattttttcgggaaaataattgaaaaatcatacaaTCATTTTGAATGGTTTACAAGATTTGATTTCTAGTTCAAACtataatattcatgaaattgccGAAAAAAGGGGTTTATGTCcaaaagtaccgaagataaatTATGGCAAGTAGGGTATTTCAACATCAGAATTTCATGTAGAATATGAGTATGATATGAAGAGCATTCTAATTCCaaaaaacagggtggtatcGTCTGTAtccactttcggaccagcctgtagtcaaaaataatttaagcttatgcaCTGAGTACTGTCGATGccctcaaaatttgaataattctcccaattctcttcaaaaaataatacctaTACCATGTGATTAGAATGAAGTAACTTCaaggtaatttgtcaatttgtTATTAATCAAAGAATTCCTGATTTTTCAATAACGTTATGATTAACTAAGCCTTGAATTCAGTTTAAATTATATCTATGCTGCATATATTTTTAGAGAGTACATTAAATAAGCGAGGTCCTAGGATTAAATGAATGCATTCTAGCTTATCCATCATTTTATTTAATTCTCTGATATAATTTaatataaaagtttcaaaagaattcaaaaatggatGTTTATCAGTGACTTTGGGCTTACATTAAATTCTTGTcaaactttatatatatataactccACATGAATATTGTTTATATGTACTAGCAAGATAACTTCCTGGTTTCTTTAAAAGGAGTTCTACAAGGCAGAAGCTccagaaataatttcaataagttCTCTGGTGATAACAGCTTGTCTAGTACGATTGAAGGCtaaagtcaatttatcaatGACTTCAGTAGCATTTTTACTTGCATTATCCATAGCCGTCATTCTTGAAGACTGTTCACTACAAGCTCCTTCTTTAAGAGCATAGTAGATGAGAGAAGCAAGTGAAAATTCTAGATAACTCTGAATAACCTCATCATCTAAAGAGTCGTAGATAGATAATTTTGGTGCAGCCTGAAAATTAAGCACATGTATATTTAAATTTCTCAAGGCAGTAGAGCTGGATTATTAGAGAGTTAATTCCTGCTTAATAATGAAAAGCAGATACGAAGTcagtattattttaaaatatttcttttcataTGGAAATAGTTGTTCTCACCTGAACAGAATTCAAGCTGAATACTGGTAATGATTGAGTGTTATAAGATACAACAGACTTAAAACGATTGTAGATAATCTCTCCAGAACCAAATTTATAACCAGATGCAATGACAGCATCAGCTAATTTCGAAGCATCATTGAAAGTGGGAGGCAGACGACCAATTTCATTTGCCGccataataatatttttgccatagagacgacccaaaagtgctctAGATTTGTCCCCAACACAGACTATTTTAATATTCTGGTCGTCTTTCATAAGTTCATTACGAATAACTTTGGCTACATTAGAATGTATAGCACCACATaatcctgaaaattattttatttatgagttttctcAATCTGTATCACTCAAAATTAACTTCAGGATTTTcttaaaaaataaagaaaattaaccTCTATCTGATGATATAGCAATGTATAACTTTTGGGGTACATCAGTTGGAGCCGTCACTTCAGCCTTCTCATAAAATTGGGATGCACCTGCACCAATTGGTCTGGCTTGCTTCAATTCACGTTCAGCACGATTGTACTTAGCAGCTGACACCATCTTCATTGACTGAGTGATTTTCTGGATATTTTTAACAGATTTCAATCGAATAGAAATAGCTTTAAGGGTGGCCATACCCCGCTGTTGTGATATTTGTGCATTTTGAGCTAGAGCTGGTGCTAAAGTCCCAACTATGCCgaacatttttttctacaaaatgtaaaaattgtattatGTAAGAGCAAGTTATGAACATCTGACGTTAACCTTTGCAGCCAGGTT
It includes:
- the LOC123688712 gene encoding ATP synthase subunit gamma, mitochondrial, whose protein sequence is MFGIVGTLAPALAQNAQISQQRGMATLKAISIRLKSVKNIQKITQSMKMVSAAKYNRAERELKQARPIGAGASQFYEKAEVTAPTDVPQKLYIAISSDRGLCGAIHSNVAKVIRNELMKDDQNIKIVCVGDKSRALLGRLYGKNIIMAANEIGRLPPTFNDASKLADAVIASGYKFGSGEIIYNRFKSVVSYNTQSLPVFSLNSVQAAPKLSIYDSLDDEVIQSYLEFSLASLIYYALKEGACSEQSSRMTAMDNASKNATEVIDKLTLAFNRTRQAVITRELIEIISGASAL